The Onychomys torridus chromosome 2, mOncTor1.1, whole genome shotgun sequence sequence tgtttgttttttctgtgaaGAAACTGGTTTCTGAAATGTTAAGCTCTTTGGCCTTCTTGTCTCTGTTATATCTTTCTGGCTTTTCAATTACACAGCAAGAAGCCATAGACACTAGACCCAGCAGGTCAAGCGCTTGCcacatcccagcacccatgtaaccaGGGTGTGGGAACCATCTGCAAATTCAGGTGCtctgtgctcaggaggcagagacaagggcaCTGCAGCAAGTTGGCTGGCTATGCTAGCCTATGCATTGAACTCTGGCTCTTGGGGGTAACCGTGCCTCAATATAAGGTGGGGAGCAATGAGGAAAATAGTCAACATCAATCTCTAGCttccacacacttgcacacacatgtgtacatgcattcaCTACACACATGCCTCTACACaaatgcataccacacacacacatacatacacaagccAAAAAAAGGAATCATATACAAAATGCAAAGAAGTAGATATATGGTATActaataaaaatttattcattgGGTGTGCCAGTCTGTATTTCATATACTTCACATATGACACAAAAtaatcttttacattttcttttaaacatttaaaatgtaaaaaccatTCTCAACACTTGAGCTGCACAAAAACAGGAAGAGTAACTTTGGTCTATGGGCTACTAATTTCCAACTATCATTGCACAAGAATAAAGATGTGGAAACAAGGCATCATAATGACACCCATCATTTTGTGtatgaaaaatatacttttagaAAGCCATGGGAAGGTGTGTAGATGCATTCAATTCAGAGAGTCATATAACTTGTTTAAAAAGACATTGGAAATTCAGTTTAATACATATTAGTGTCTAGCAGAATTTTCTTACTCTTCTGCCTCATCTgaacaatttattttctttgtgtgaaaAGTAACTTCCTAGAAATGGAAAGGCATGAGTAGAGTGAGTTCGAAGCCTGCCCAAGCAAGCTATGTGTAGAGTTCCGGCCAGCTGCATTGCTGTGGGACTCTgtcaaatgagaaagaaaagaaaaatatcctaCTTAGGTAGTAACTCCATGGTAATACTTACTGGTAAGATTTTAGAAGTTTAAGGAGTCATAGATACAGCTCACTGTGGAAGCACCCATTAGATCCTGGTTCCAACCCCCACACAAAACCATTTTATTGAATTTTCGGTAATATTAGGGAGACTTTTGAGTGAAtgattactttaaatatttttgggTTTCTTGAAATTATGAATATTTTAGATAAATCAGATGAAAGTATTTTAACTTATCAATAGATGAATAATTTAAACATTCTATTTCAAAGTTTAAAACACAAACACTCATATGTTCATTTCTGAAAGGTGGGTAGTTTTAAAATTACTAGATGTtataatattgttttatattcatAGTgcaagaaaaaagataaatataatttacatataaatatatgtatatatttcagtaAAAATGGCACAGCTGGTAACTCTCTTAAAGTACATTACCAAAGTATTATTATAGTCAGTATTTaaacactattattatttttcatctatAAGGTATTTAAAGATAAAcacaagacatttttaaaaaaacatataatgTCAACTTGCACTCAGTGAACTCCACTTACTTCGTAGTTAATTTTAGCTCAATAGCTAAAATAGACCATTTTAAATGGTCATTTCCTTAAgagttctctttttaaatttctttttgcatTAATTCATAATCAATTATGACATaaaattgacctttttttttttcgaggcaaagtctcattatatagccctgccttgcctggatctcgctctgtagaccagactagccttgaattcacaaagatctgcctgcctctgcctcctgagtgcaagtgctgggattaaaggcttgaagATGTCAGAAGTGGGATTCTGGGGAGGTGCTTTTCAGTCTCTGAAAAGCACTCTTCTCATTGATGTGAATGTCAAGAACAGAGATAAGGTAGTTGAAAACTGGAATGAGAATTTCCAgcaacaataaattaaaatataacaggAAAGTGTCAACACTTTGTGTAGTGTTTCCAGAAGAGTAGCATCATTTTCAAAGCTCTCAGCACTAGACATATATAAAGTTgaataatattttccttttccttgatGTAAAGCATATGCTCACACATGAAGAACTTAACTAGTGAAAAAAGTATTATCACTAAAACGTGAATTTGAAGCCTTTTCATAATTAATCAGTAGTTTTCATAAAAGTATAAAACAATTTCCTTAGGAAAAAATCCTGCCAATTGGAAtatcttcattttgaaaatagtAACAAAAGACATTGCTTTCTGAGAGTGGTGAAACTCAGGCCTCAGAGATCTGAGCACCGAGGGACTCAGGCAGTGAGAGCAGAAAGTGGTACCCTGGGTACAGTTCTTTTCATGGGCACAGTCAGTCACTGGGAAGCATCCATGAACACTTGTTCCAAGGGCCTATTCTGTGACAGCTCTCTGCAGTCCAATACCAtcatccagtaccctcttcttcCAACTGCATGTCACAGATGTTTCAGTTTATATTTAAACTCAATATCATTTAATGGTGGCAAAATTCCCAAGCCTGCCCTGGACTGGTCTAAAGGGGGACACTTGACTTGGCTCTCTACAAGTTCCAGTTCAAAGTATGAAAGCATCAGAATCAAAAATTGCTTGATTTCTTGAACAGCAAATAGTCTTCCAGGACATATTGTAGCTCCTGATCCAAATGGCATGTAGAAATACTTGAGTTTGTTCCCATTGCTGTAGAAGGAGgtctttgtcttcctcttctcATCAAGGTACCGATCATATTTAAAAGTCTGCAAtaaagagacaagaaagaaacCAATGAACTATTTTGATAGAAAGTTGTCTCACTCTTGACCTGGAAGACCCAAAGAGTAATTTTCTACTAATAGCTCCATACTCTGCAAGTTATCATACACCCAGCACTGAACCAGATGATTCTGGAAAAAGCTTATCAAGAGCTGGTGGACTAAGAAGCTCTAGGTACCTCCTGTTCTGCCTGGACTCATTCCTCAGTTAGGCAAAAGAAGCAAAGGGTTCTAAACAGATAATAGAAGAAGTAAATCAAATACATTACCCTCATTATTATGGATTTGGAAAAAGGtactttttaagggaaaaaagaaagacggTAGCTTTGCTATGACTGAAAACTTAAACTAACAGAAACTATGAAATGCAAACTATCAGGACTACAATTTCAAAACTCTTGCCTCTATCCAAAGTTTCCAAAACATATGAATACTTATTAAAATAAAGGGGACAGCCCCTATGGCTTCAATGAGTGAATCAAAGCTGTAATTCACCTCTATACTGAACTTCAATGAACAGAAACTTACCAGAGGCTCTGGGTAGATTTCAGGATCCAAATGCATTAACTGTGGATAAAGAGCTATGATGTCATCTTTTCGGATGTTATAGGAACCATCCTCAAGATGTAGAGTGAAATTCTCCTTAGCAGTCCGGATATTCAAGGATGCACTGGAAAGCCTCAGAGCCTCCTTGATGATGCtatctaaatattttcaaataaaagaagtaagagagggaggaaggaaaaagggtgGAGAGAATTTGCATATTAAACATATtttcaagttatttatttttatgttgatgggtgttttgcctgcatgtatgtatgtgcaccatgcacCTGCCCAGTGTTTGCAGAGGTCAGAAtatggcatcagatcctctggaactggagttatgatggttgtgagccaccatgtgggtgctgtgagtcaaacctaggtcctctgaaaaagcagcaagtactctttaccactgaacaatctctccagccctgaatttaTGCATTTAAAGGCAACATTTAAAGTCTTAAGTACTTCTGACAATCTATATCCAAAATGAAAAAATGGAGTTAACAAATAAAAACTTCCCAAAGCTGCTTCTGTTACCACTGTGCTGCTATTTGTGACTCAGCTGTTCTGGAAGATACTTTCAAACTAAACAGCTAagccattggttctcaacctgtgggtcttaaCCCCTTTGAGGTCCAATGACCCCTTTGCAGGGGTCACCCAAGataatcagaaaacacagatatctgcattatgattcagaacagtagcaaaattacagttatgaagtagcaatgaaaataactttatggttgggggtcactacaacataaggaactgtattaaaggggtgtgacattagaaaggttgagaaccactaagtTAATAATCTTTGGGTATGATGTCATGTTCTTCACCATCAGTGGGAACTAGATAAAcatcttttattttgtaaaatattaatcTTATTTCTGTAGGACACTAAACAGCTAGAAAATTGGAAAAACTGGTAATCAATTTTGTGTGAATTATTGTTGACCATTTTGGGGATTAAGCATACTTATAGAGAAATATCTTTCCAAGCATTTCCTGAATCTACCATTCAGTGTTTAGAAAATACCATTTTCAGCCATTCAGTATCTGATGGTGTGAAATGACACCCTGCTTCTAGGTAAAGGAATGCAGGAGCAAACTAAACCTCAGAATTGCTGGAGTCTAGGAGAGGTCCAGTCCTGCCTTCCAGCCTCTAGCTGTCAGCTGCCCTATTCCCAGGGTTCATGCCATGATTGAGTATACAATCACAAATGCTTAGTTCTTTATTCACAAGTGAGAGAAGGGACATGTCCAAAGCAAAGTGACAAATCCACTTCCCAAACCAGGCAGCACTGGATCAAGGCTTTGTTGCTAATAAGCTAAACTGCCCTCAAAGCATATGTGGGCTTCTGTCCTTTACAGAAGAGGACATAAAAAGAAGATTGTTTTACTATAAACATGTGGCACTTCTGTattttagaaaatacagaaacaagGGAAGAAAAGCCTCAGTCACACCACCCAAGCCAATCATGCTTTCCTGATTGTACATTGTTTACATTTAATTCCAAGCTTCCTTAATCCTGAGTTCATGGTTTTGGAGTACTAACAAGGAGGCAAAGGACACAGAGCAACTGAGTATCAAAAGTCCTATTCCACTGTTGCCACTCTTCCAGGCTTTGATTCAGGTGTCATCCCTCTGGGACTCAGTTCCTtgcttgttaaataaaaatggaaatgtccCTAGTTATCAGACTGTTGTGGGGTTGGCATAAATTGAGCATTGTTACTGGGATATGAATGAGGGGTAACATAGGAAGCACACCTAGTACTGGCAGGTCGTTCAGTTGCATTTGATCCAAATAAATGTCATTCCCTCCAGGGCCAGGGTCTTGGCCAGCACTCTGTAACGCTCCAACCACTTCTTCAGAGGCTGCTTTCAATGCTTCAGGATTCCTATGAAAAGAGATGTAtggaaaatatttccttattCAGAAATATGCAAGTAAATAAGAACTCTATTTGTCTCAATGAAGATATCATGTTACCAGGAAGCACTCAAGGGGAGGTAGTCATGGTACCAGGGAGTACACAAAGTGGTATTGCCATTTACTTCGTTTGTGTTCCGAACTGTACTCATGTCCTTGGACTCATGAAGGGGCATTAAAGGGGCTTTGCTATGTAAAAGCAAAGCTTTGGTCAGGTCTGTATAAACCAATGATTGGAATAAGGGCTAGACATTCATGTGATGAATATAGTAACTCAGAAGGAATGTTTCACCTAATATACAATTACAGGGTATTGGTTACTTCCCAAGTAGAAATTCAAATTTACTCTTAAAATTCATATCATGGCTTCAGCACACTTCTGTTATTTCCACTTATGTTACTAATTTTGAATTATGAGATAAAGGATACTTCCATCAATGCATGGAAATTTGTTGGAGGCTGTTTGAAATCTACTTTACCTGATTACAGTGAACTGAGCCTCAGAAATGTTTGACTAATACGTAGCTGTTTAACTTAAAATATGGCTGCAGTTCATGGGTGATATGAAATTGATGTTGTAACTCTGTAAATCTGTGAGACAGCAAGAAAACAGGAATGTTCAAATTAATAAGGAGTGGCCTCTGTCCTCTTAGGACATCTGCAAGTCAgtcatcatttaaaatgttttatcatGATGAAGATTGCAGTCATGGATTTAATTTGACATTAAGAGGAAGACTATGGGGTTAAGAGCAAGACTGAATCTTGACAAGTACTGACTGATCCGTTCTGTGGCTTCTGCAACATCCCTTTCAGTGGGACTGTATTCTGCTTTTGTTATGCATATGTTAAACATGGGCACTGAGTATGGCGTTCTTGACCGATGGCAAAGAAAGCTCTACCAGTCTTTTGGGGCTTTTAGTTAAAATTGTAATTTCTGACACGATGAATAATAAACACTTAAACTGCTAGTCACCTGATCATTTGAAATAAGCTCCAGAAAGTTGCAGGAATGGTATTTGCTTGAGATGCCCAGAGGATAGCGAGGTGCGTCTTGGCCTTCTCCATGTCGTCAAAGGTGGAGAGAGTGTCATTGAGAAACATGCGCAGACGGATCAGTTCAGAGACCTGGTCCCTCACAGAGAGGTTCTCATGCTTCAAGCCCTCAGCCAGCGTTTCCCGGGCCTTATGTGCGGTCTTGAACAAGTGAATAGGAAGGCCTGCCGCCAGCGCTGGAAAGACTTGATCAAATTGCTTGAAGCTGTCAAGGTTGTTTAGAATAAGCGCTCTTTGTGTGTCTGGCTTTGAAGTATCTCTGCCAAACAGAGTTAGATATCCGGCTTCAAACATCACTCGGTAGCAGAAGGCGTACATTCCTTCGGTGACCCAGGCAGCGCTCTTTGTTTGAGCAAGGCCAGGACACCTCATGACAGTTTGGAGGTTTTGCATCATGGCTTCAGAGAGTGAATGCAAAGCAGCTCCCTGGAGGGTTTTTGTAAAAGTGTTGTTTATGTTTTCCGTGGTATTTCCATCATTTGGGTCAATGCTTCTGTGCCCAAATGCCTGGCAGAAAATAAAATCCATCAAAGGGTGAGGGGCTAAACCTGAGCTAGCCACTGTTAAGAAATGGCTGGAAGATAGATCAATACATTCATACTTCTCTGTCTGGCTTTCCCATATCATTTCACAGCACTTTCCAAAGGCAGAGGAAGATATACTCTTCCTTTAAGGTCGAGTTTAAATCCCAGCTTCTCAGGGAAGCTTCTCTAGACTACCCCGTCATCTTTGATGTAAGACTAACTTGATGTTCATTTTATCTTTACCTCTTTATTCTCTGTAGACACATTTTAACCAGACTTCAATCTACTTAATGACAGAGACTATGTCTGATATTTTCTTGTAAAAATTCAGTAAGTTGTTTTCTCTAGAATAGAGATTCTTGATAACATCTAAATGATGCTTAAATATATAGCCTACTTcttaaattaatgaaatatttgtgtgcatggatgtggtaACAGTTGAATTGAATGTTAAGTCTACCAGTACTCTACTCTCAGTGTTGTATAGACAGCATTGATGTTATGAATCTGTACTTTCCTTATTCACAGTGTCATCTGGCTCAGTAAgtactaaccaaatgcttaattTGTGTATGTCATCATCAATTCAAATTTACATCTACcttgaatttttaatatttagtacCAAGAGACTTCCTGATTTTATGTTCCCTCTATCCTACAATCTAATAACACCGGAACAACTAAATAAACTAGTGCATTAACACACTAGGAAACAAACCAAATCTGAATAAACTAGTTACCTTTGCAGAAGTAGTGTAATGAAATTTTTTCCAGTCAAAATATTTTCCATGGCATAACACCTTATGGTATGACAAGGAGTTTGTGATAAAGTGGACATATTTCCCCATCAGTTTGCAGGTAAAAACATGACCATGCTTCCTTTGATTGGCTCTCAGGAACTCAAGAGGATTGGACCCAAATTTCAGAGCACAGCCCAGGTATGGAATCAGCCCATTCTCCAGTGGAGGTTCCCCTACTTTCCTGTAAGACAGATTTGAGAGATGTGGAAAATCACGTTTGGCATTTTTATGAAAGTCAGGTTTTTACTGGTTTCTTATTTCACGCTTCATAACTGCAGTTCATTGATACTTCTTGTGATAATTACCCCATTCTTTTACTAAAACagtggggtgttttgttttgttttgtttttagcctaCTAAGATATTGGTGAAGGTGATTACTGAATCTACCTACTCATCAATCCATCTACCAACCCATCCATCAGTCTATCCACAActctatacatacatacctacaatCATCAAGCACTCATTAAATTGTTTGCTATGTCTATGTCAATGGTGTCAATATAGCCAACAAGA is a genomic window containing:
- the LOC118577137 gene encoding cholesterol 7-alpha-monooxygenase; its protein translation is MMTISLIWGIAAVVCCCIWVIFGIRRRKVGEPPLENGLIPYLGCALKFGSNPLEFLRANQRKHGHVFTCKLMGKYVHFITNSLSYHKVLCHGKYFDWKKFHYTTSAKAFGHRSIDPNDGNTTENINNTFTKTLQGAALHSLSEAMMQNLQTVMRCPGLAQTKSAAWVTEGMYAFCYRVMFEAGYLTLFGRDTSKPDTQRALILNNLDSFKQFDQVFPALAAGLPIHLFKTAHKARETLAEGLKHENLSVRDQVSELIRLRMFLNDTLSTFDDMEKAKTHLAILWASQANTIPATFWSLFQMIRNPEALKAASEEVVGALQSAGQDPGPGGNDIYLDQMQLNDLPVLDSIIKEALRLSSASLNIRTAKENFTLHLEDGSYNIRKDDIIALYPQLMHLDPEIYPEPLTFKYDRYLDEKRKTKTSFYSNGNKLKYFYMPFGSGATICPGRLFAVQEIKQFLILMLSYFELELVESQVKCPPLDQSRAGLGILPPLNDIEFKYKLKHL